The Deltaproteobacteria bacterium sequence GAACTTGTCTGCGTTCTTCCCGGACACGATGCCGATGTAATCGGCTTCCCTGGAATGCGCCTCGGACGGGACGCTGATCGTGAACGCCTTCCGCTCGACTATGCACGCGTATGAGTAGGTGGCTTTCCTGAGTGAAACGCCCACGCAGGGAGGCCTGGAGCAGCAGATCCCGCCCCAGGCCGCTGCCATCGCGTTCGGTTTCCCTTCCTTGTCGTACGTCCCCACTATCCAGACCGGGGTGGGGAATACAAGCGTCTTGGGCCCGAACGATTTCTTCATAGGATGTCCTTTCGCATGAATTTATGACCCGCCTGGAACAAATATTCGCGCCGCTATCCGTGGACGGCGCGTCCGAACTCTCTCATGAATGACATTTCTTCCGGGGATAACGGCCCCTTGTCGATCGCAGCCAGGTCTTCGCGCAATTCTGCCGCGTTGCGAGGCCCGAGAAGCACAATGTCCACGTGCGGGCTCGTGAGGCAGAACCGGTAACAGTCGCCCGCCGTGGGCACCCTCCCCTTCCAATTCCGCGGTGCGCTCAGAAGTTTCTTCCAGGCAGTTGCGGTATATGCGACCACCGCGGGACGGCGGCTCGCAAGGTGCGGGAAGATATCCTGCTCCGCCCCCGTGTGGGCGGCGTTATATCGGATCATGAGAAGGTCGAGAATCGAGTTCTCGGCAAGTTTTCCGGCCCGGGGGCGGTCGTGCATCGACGCTCCCAAAGCGCGTGCCTTCCCTTCATCGCGCAGTTTCGCCATTTCCTCCTGTACCGCGCCGGTCAAGGCGGACATCTTTCCTAACCAGTAGAGTTGGAATACATCGAGGTAGTCTATGTTCAATGTCCGGAGCGTCGATTCGACGGCCCGGCGTACTGCGCCCGGAAAGTAGCCGAGCATCGGACCCGCTGAAACCACGTACCGCTCCCGGTCGCGGGCAAGTGCCACGCGGAGCGCGGCGGAAAGCCCCTTCATCCGCGGGCTCCAGAAAACGTACTGGATGCGTTCCAGCGCTTCCCGGCACCCTGCCTCGTCCAGGTTGAAGGTGCCGGAAATCCCCATCCGGAAGAGCCGCCGCCCGAGCCTCGGCACATCACGGAAGGCGAAATCGTTTTCCTGTCCCGATTCAGTCATCCGCTCACTCTCTCTATTCGGCCCGCGTGATAATTAACAGCCCATGCTCGGCGCGATCGGCGCTTTCTCTCCACGGGTATCGCCGCTTTTCCAGTATAGATATAGCCGCCGGCACACTCCAGCATGTAGACCCAGTTCGGCTTTTTCACCTTAAGGCAGGGCGCCGCCGATGACCATCCGAAGGGCGTGGTTGCCGGAGTCGGCGATGTAGACGTTGCCGCGGGAGTCGACGGCCACGGCGGAAGGATTGTTTAGGTTGGCGGATGTGGCGACAAGACCGTCGCCAGAGTATCCGGACGTTCCGGTCCCAGCAAGCAGATATATTCTGTTGGTTGCACGAATAATTAAAATCCTGTGCGCATATCTTTCTCGAATATATTGATTCGAATAGATGCGATCCAGCTCACACATCACGGGCCATGCAAGATTCACAACAAGAGGATCGATTTCATCTGAAAAAGTTATTCCGGGGTCTGTACCTGCAATCGTATAAATTCTACCAACTCCCATGGATACGGATTTAACGCGTTTCCGGTCGCGCTCAGCGAAATAAAGGTATGGACCACTCGGGTTGTAGGTAATGCTTGCAGGATACATTGATGGGTATTTATCTTTTTCGGCGCCTTCTCCAGTCTGCCATGGGGTGTTGTTGTCAACGTAAGCAGAACGGATCCCGTTCTGGACGAGGTAGACCTTCGGGTCGAGGCCGTTGGTGTAGTAGATCTCGTTGTCGTTCGCCACGGCGAGGTCGGGCTTCATCGAGGTATTGAAGTTCCCCTTCTGCGCGTCGTATTTGATCGAGATCAGGCCGGTCGTCCTGTCGATCTTGACGATTTGCTGGTCCAGGGTGATCAGGAAAAGGTCGCCGTTGGGACCGATATCCATGTCGATCGTTTCCCCGATCGGCGCGGTCGCTGCCGCCATGCCGTCTGCAAGAAGCCCGATCGTTCCGTCGCCTGCGTAGTGCGAGATATAGCCGTACCGGTCGATCTTCCTGATCCGGTTGTAGGCGGACGAGGAAACGAAGACCTCGTCTCCGGGTCCGACCTTCACCGCGAGCGGGCTGTCGAGCCGTGCGGCCGTCGCGAGGCCGCCGTCGCCGGAGTCGCCCGAGGTGCCGGCGCCGCTGACGGGCGCGGCTCCGCAGATCCTGACGATCGTCCCCCGGTCGTACATCGCGACCGGGACCTCGCGATATTCTCCGGCGGAAAGCGTTATCCCCTGGTACCAGCCGCGTCCCAGCAGGGTCGTCGCGGAATTGTCGTACTCGTCCACCTCAACAGCGATGCGCGTCCCCGGCGGGATCCCCGATATCTCTCCTCTGCCCGCCGAACGGTCGAACCACGCCTCCATCGGGGCGGCGATGTGCGGCGCAAGAACACGTATCAGGATGCGGTTGCCGGGCAGCTTCGTATAGCGCGGGCGGGGCGATCCGTCGTTCGGAGCGGCACCCGCAGGGCCGGTCGGCGCTGCGGCGAGCCCATCCTGCGGGTATTCGAGCCGGACTCCGATGGATCCGTTATTGGTGGATGAACACGCGGACAGAATAAAGACGAGGATCGACGCGAAAAGAAGTATCCGGGAATGGCGGGACAACGCCTTACCGTCCGGCGCCTGTCAGCGGAATCAGGAACTCCAAAAGCTCGCCGCGGGCGGCGAGCAGGCGGTAACGCGATTCGTGAAGATCGTAGGCAGCGTTCCGAAGATCCACCTTTGCGCGCGTCAATAGCGTCTGCGCGTCCAGCGCCTCGGTTGAGATCGCCAGCCCTTCCTTGTACCGGTCGTTCTGGATGCGAAGGTTCTCCTCCGCTCGGGCGACGGCCGCCTCCGCCACCGCCTTCCGCTTGGCGGCTTCGGTCACCGAAAGATGCGCCGCCTTCACTTCGAGGGAGATTTCATCCCGCAGTTTCAAGAGCCCTTCCTTCCGCCGCCCTATCGACAGCAGCGCCTGTCTTTTTGCCGCTTCGTCGGAAAAACCGGAAAACAGGTTCACCTTCCCCCCGACGACCAGCGAAAAAACGCTTTTGTGCGGATTGAAATCGTTATCTTCGTACTGGTAGCCGCCCTGCCCGAAGAAGGTGGGGGCGAACTCGGCCCGTGCGCCCGCAAGCGCCGCCTCTCCTTCACGCACCGAGGCGTCCTGGACGCGCAGTTCGCTGCGCTTTACCAACGCAGCCCGCAGGCTCTCCTCCAGCGAAGGAAGCGTTTCCGGAGGAGCGGGGAAAGGCCCGGAGGCGGGCGTCACCGACCGCTCCCCCGAATATCCCATCCTAAGCGCAAGCCGGGAGCGGGAAAGTTCCACCTGGTTCTCGGCGACGATCACAACCGATTCGGCGTTGGCCACCTGCACTTCTGCGGCGAGGACGTCGTTCTTCGCAACGACCCCGAAATCGTACTGGTTCCCCGCCACGCGCCGGTGATCCTTGGCGGCGGTGAGCGACTCGTCGGCGACCTGCCGCAGCTCTTCGGCCCGCCGAGCGGATAGAAATGCCGAGATGACCTCCATCGCCTGCCGCTCGCGTGTGAGGCCCTCCACGTTCTCCGCGGTTTCGACACGCGCCTGCGCCTGGTCGACGAGGGACCGCGTCCTCCCGAAATCGTAAATCGTCTGCGTTGCGTTGGCCCGGCCGCGCCAGACGTTTCGTTCCGATGTCTGCACGGTCATATTCTGGATGATTGCGCCGGGCGGCTCGGAGAGCATGGTGTAGTCGGTGCTTGCGTCCAGGCGGGGAAGCCGTCCTGCCTCGGCGCGGGTCTTTCCTTCCGCGGAGATGCGGACGTCCTGGACGGCGAGCTTGACCTCCCGGGCGTTCGACAGCGCCGTGCGCACCGCTTCCTCGAAAGAAACCGTAGAGGGAACGACGGCGGCGTCCTGCACACCGGCGGAAGCGATCACAGGACAAAGAAACGCAAGAAAAAGAAGAACGGTTACGGATTGAACGCCTTCTCGAAAATGCATGCCGAATAGGATATTCAGAACGGGCAACTAAGGAAAGAACGTTTTACGGGATGAGAACTCGGCAGACGGACCGGAGTTTTTAAGAACGTCCCTGTTTTTAAGTAGGTGAAACGGCGGGGGCCCCCGAAGGGGCCCCCGCATGCCGTTGTGTTGACGAGGGA is a genomic window containing:
- a CDS encoding aldo/keto reductase; the encoded protein is MTESGQENDFAFRDVPRLGRRLFRMGISGTFNLDEAGCREALERIQYVFWSPRMKGLSAALRVALARDRERYVVSAGPMLGYFPGAVRRAVESTLRTLNIDYLDVFQLYWLGKMSALTGAVQEEMAKLRDEGKARALGASMHDRPRAGKLAENSILDLLMIRYNAAHTGAEQDIFPHLASRRPAVVAYTATAWKKLLSAPRNWKGRVPTAGDCYRFCLTSPHVDIVLLGPRNAAELREDLAAIDKGPLSPEEMSFMREFGRAVHG
- a CDS encoding TolC family protein, whose amino-acid sequence is MHFREGVQSVTVLLFLAFLCPVIASAGVQDAAVVPSTVSFEEAVRTALSNAREVKLAVQDVRISAEGKTRAEAGRLPRLDASTDYTMLSEPPGAIIQNMTVQTSERNVWRGRANATQTIYDFGRTRSLVDQAQARVETAENVEGLTRERQAMEVISAFLSARRAEELRQVADESLTAAKDHRRVAGNQYDFGVVAKNDVLAAEVQVANAESVVIVAENQVELSRSRLALRMGYSGERSVTPASGPFPAPPETLPSLEESLRAALVKRSELRVQDASVREGEAALAGARAEFAPTFFGQGGYQYEDNDFNPHKSVFSLVVGGKVNLFSGFSDEAAKRQALLSIGRRKEGLLKLRDEISLEVKAAHLSVTEAAKRKAVAEAAVARAEENLRIQNDRYKEGLAISTEALDAQTLLTRAKVDLRNAAYDLHESRYRLLAARGELLEFLIPLTGAGR